The DNA window GTTTTTTATCGAGGACGGCATCCAAGGCAGTTTCGCGACTACGCTCGGAAGTGTCCTAGGGCGCGGCACGCCCGCGGTGTATCCGGTGATCCGCCAGGATGCCGCGATAGCCATCACCGGGCGAGAGGCCGGCTCACTGCTGGCGCAAACCTGCAGCTTCGACTTCAACGGCTTCGACGTCAACGAGCGCCTCGTGGTCATGACCTCCATGGTCGGCGTGAGCGTGCTCATGATTCGCAGCCTGAGGGACGAGGTGCCCTGCTACCGCATCTGGTGTGATGGCACTTATGGCCCCTACCTGTGGAGGACGCTGCTGGAAATCGCCGAAGAGCTTGGAGGTGCGGCAATCGGGCTGGGCTGCTTGTTTCCGGAAGTCGCGCTGAGGCAAA is part of the Pelomicrobium methylotrophicum genome and encodes:
- a CDS encoding aminomethyltransferase family protein, which translates into the protein MTTATRISPLHGCIAALNPTWIEIHRMQVPLSFSTAVDEDRVRRRLGLCDVSCLDRFGLKGPGAAEWLACQGVNPPAGINRWEPLNGGGVIARLGTNEFFIEDGIQGSFATTLGSVLGRGTPAVYPVIRQDAAIAITGREAGSLLAQTCSFDFNGFDVNERLVVMTSMVGVSVLMIRSLRDEVPCYRIWCDGTYGPYLWRTLLEIAEELGGAAIGLGCLFPEVALRQT